In the Mycolicibacter sp. MU0102 genome, one interval contains:
- a CDS encoding Dabb family protein produces MFNVTRLIDVESGDGDRLLFRLRTLAESSGALRWIVEPTDSGSRNGGDILAHLRFADEPSWRIAEPHFVAALADPAITRINGATYPGNPVRTGRPGSVYRTLLLRVQPDTPPETLARFEAELKSMADYVTTICAWQLSRVSDATGTAWTHVFEQEFTDVAGLMGPYLMHPIHWAVVDRWFDPETTDVIVRDRVCHSFCATDRALLRP; encoded by the coding sequence ATGTTTAACGTCACCCGGCTGATCGACGTCGAGAGCGGTGACGGCGATCGTTTGCTCTTCCGCCTTCGAACACTGGCCGAAAGCAGTGGGGCTCTGCGATGGATCGTCGAGCCGACCGACTCAGGTTCACGCAACGGCGGAGACATCCTGGCGCACCTGCGTTTCGCCGACGAGCCGTCGTGGCGAATCGCTGAACCGCACTTCGTCGCCGCGCTGGCCGATCCCGCGATCACCCGAATCAACGGTGCGACTTATCCAGGGAACCCGGTCCGTACCGGCAGGCCGGGATCGGTCTACCGGACGCTGCTGCTGCGGGTTCAGCCGGATACGCCGCCTGAGACCCTGGCCCGGTTCGAGGCGGAGCTGAAGTCTATGGCCGACTACGTCACGACCATCTGCGCATGGCAGCTGAGCCGCGTGAGCGACGCGACCGGCACCGCATGGACGCACGTGTTCGAACAGGAATTCACCGATGTGGCCGGGTTGATGGGCCCCTATCTGATGCACCCGATCCACTGGGCAGTGGTGGACCGGTGGTTCGATCCCGAGACCACCGACGTGATCGTCCGCGATCGGGTCTGCCACAGCTTCTGCGCCACGGACCGTGCCCTACTGCGGCCGTGA
- a CDS encoding SDR family NAD(P)-dependent oxidoreductase — MTRLLSGKSALVTGSSRGIGRAIAQRLAAEGATVAVTARSHQPSPSMRAGQTEALPGTIAETVELIEAGGGKAFGIAADLEDELQRAALVDQVVERTGRIDILVNNAGYADYSVIEAMPIQTFDRTVEHYVRTPFVLIQQAIPHMRRQGAGWIVNIGSVTGLAPARPFREYNKSSGDVIYASMKAALHRLSQGVAAELVDSNIAVNVVGPSSAIRTPGADSLIPESFPTEPVEYLAETVLAMCHLPAAERTGLVAFSLHYPWSQQLAVHSLDGVTRLPPLEPPQQANPNILPAGL; from the coding sequence ATGACCCGATTGCTCAGTGGTAAAAGCGCGTTGGTGACCGGAAGCAGTCGCGGCATCGGGCGGGCGATCGCTCAGCGCCTGGCCGCCGAAGGGGCGACCGTTGCGGTGACCGCACGTTCGCACCAGCCGTCACCGTCGATGCGTGCCGGGCAGACCGAGGCGCTGCCCGGCACGATCGCCGAGACCGTCGAACTGATCGAGGCGGGCGGTGGCAAGGCGTTTGGCATCGCCGCCGATCTCGAGGACGAACTGCAGCGCGCCGCACTGGTCGACCAGGTGGTAGAGCGGACTGGTCGGATCGACATCCTGGTCAACAACGCCGGCTACGCTGACTACTCGGTCATCGAAGCCATGCCGATCCAGACTTTCGATCGCACCGTCGAACACTATGTGCGCACACCGTTTGTGCTGATCCAGCAAGCCATTCCACACATGCGCCGTCAAGGTGCGGGCTGGATCGTCAACATCGGATCGGTCACAGGCCTCGCGCCGGCGCGCCCTTTCCGCGAGTACAACAAGTCATCCGGAGATGTGATCTACGCGTCGATGAAGGCAGCACTGCACCGGCTCAGCCAGGGGGTTGCGGCCGAATTGGTGGATTCCAACATCGCCGTCAACGTGGTGGGACCGTCCAGCGCGATAAGGACGCCGGGCGCAGACAGTCTGATACCCGAGTCGTTTCCGACCGAGCCGGTGGAGTACCTGGCGGAGACGGTGTTGGCGATGTGCCACCTACCGGCGGCGGAGCGAACCGGCTTAGTTGCATTCAGCCTGCACTACCCGTGGTCCCAGCAGCTTGCCGTGCACAGCCTGGACGGCGTCACGCGGCTGCCGCCCCTGGAACCTCCCCAGCAAGCCAACCCCAACATCCTGCCCGCCGGGCTGTGA
- a CDS encoding NAD(P)-binding domain-containing protein, producing the protein MTTDATVTPEHTGSDPDELRTYLRQADAGVLVAVLAQLTGDPAVAERFADKISFEPDPPEQVGVTDPETREALVDAVTAALGQPRPAGALPADDTALFAGVAPLALGTAVGSEYVDLLLEQGGFHPSRPVLPRSAQLPEDFKVVIVGAGIAGMAAALECSSAGINFEIIDRNDEVGGTWYTAVYPGIGVDTPSAYYSLSRDINAAWSSYYPQGAEYQKYLESVATENNLRDHTRFSTEVQALWWDEDRRQWQIQTLGPDGVRGVSYANVVIPAAGYLNRPRWPDLAGMDSFAGVSVHSAEWDPNLDLRGKKIAIIGAGCTAVQIVDACVGDVEHLTVFQRQPHWVAPRKRLTDDVPEYRRWLNTHIPFYANWNRLKSFWGTADNNYPVIVRDPDWAADHLSISPANDVLLQMCLDYIDRAFGAGTDLAKKVTPDFAPYGKRIIRDPGGYYAALAQPHVDVEASEPAEVNERGIVTQDGRQIDLDIIIYATGYYLDFLSTVDIRGRGGIKLNEVWGDSPSAYRGGMVPGFPNMFISSAPNYSPGHGAGHNFGVEVMVHYVMECLQLMAQRDVATIEVRPEAFESYVGQIDTAMQDTVWCHTPTAHTYYRSGGGRIVTAFPFRLIEVWQSHRAPIEEDLLLR; encoded by the coding sequence ATGACGACCGATGCGACCGTGACCCCTGAGCACACAGGCTCGGATCCCGACGAGCTGAGGACGTATCTGCGTCAAGCGGACGCCGGAGTGTTGGTTGCGGTGCTGGCCCAACTGACCGGTGACCCGGCTGTTGCCGAGCGGTTCGCGGACAAGATCTCGTTCGAGCCGGATCCGCCGGAACAGGTTGGTGTCACCGACCCCGAGACCCGCGAGGCGTTGGTGGATGCGGTGACGGCGGCGCTGGGCCAGCCGCGGCCCGCCGGCGCGCTGCCGGCCGACGATACGGCCCTGTTCGCCGGGGTCGCTCCACTGGCGCTTGGAACCGCGGTGGGCAGCGAGTATGTCGACTTGCTGCTGGAGCAGGGCGGCTTTCACCCGTCGCGGCCGGTGCTGCCGCGGAGCGCCCAGCTTCCGGAGGACTTCAAGGTCGTCATCGTCGGCGCTGGAATCGCGGGCATGGCTGCCGCGCTGGAATGCTCCTCTGCGGGGATCAATTTCGAGATCATCGACCGCAACGACGAGGTCGGCGGTACGTGGTACACCGCCGTCTACCCCGGCATCGGTGTCGACACGCCGTCGGCCTACTATTCGCTGTCACGCGATATCAACGCCGCGTGGTCGAGCTACTACCCGCAAGGCGCCGAGTACCAGAAGTATCTGGAGTCGGTTGCCACCGAGAACAATTTGCGGGACCACACCCGATTCAGCACCGAGGTACAGGCGCTGTGGTGGGACGAGGACCGTCGGCAGTGGCAGATCCAGACCCTCGGACCCGACGGCGTCCGCGGCGTCAGTTATGCCAACGTGGTGATCCCCGCGGCCGGCTACCTCAACCGGCCGCGATGGCCGGATCTGGCCGGCATGGACTCCTTTGCCGGCGTCAGCGTCCACTCCGCCGAGTGGGACCCGAATCTGGACCTGCGCGGCAAAAAGATAGCGATCATCGGTGCCGGATGTACTGCGGTACAGATCGTCGACGCCTGTGTGGGCGACGTCGAGCACTTGACGGTGTTCCAGCGTCAGCCCCACTGGGTGGCGCCGCGCAAGCGACTGACCGACGACGTACCCGAGTACCGCCGGTGGCTCAACACCCATATTCCGTTCTACGCCAACTGGAACCGTCTCAAGTCGTTCTGGGGAACCGCCGACAACAACTATCCGGTCATCGTGCGGGACCCCGACTGGGCGGCCGACCATTTGTCGATCTCACCGGCCAACGACGTGTTGCTCCAGATGTGCCTGGACTACATCGACCGGGCATTCGGCGCCGGCACCGACTTGGCCAAGAAGGTCACCCCCGACTTCGCGCCGTATGGCAAACGCATCATTCGTGACCCGGGTGGTTACTACGCGGCATTGGCCCAACCGCATGTAGACGTGGAGGCCAGCGAACCCGCCGAGGTCAACGAACGGGGAATCGTGACCCAGGACGGTCGGCAGATCGATCTGGACATCATCATCTACGCCACCGGCTACTACCTGGACTTCTTGTCGACAGTGGACATCCGCGGCCGCGGGGGGATCAAGCTCAATGAGGTCTGGGGGGACAGCCCGAGCGCGTATCGGGGTGGCATGGTGCCCGGCTTCCCGAACATGTTCATCTCCTCGGCGCCGAACTACAGCCCGGGGCACGGGGCCGGGCACAACTTCGGCGTGGAGGTGATGGTGCACTACGTCATGGAATGTCTGCAGCTGATGGCCCAGCGCGACGTGGCGACCATCGAGGTCAGACCCGAGGCGTTCGAAAGCTACGTCGGCCAGATCGACACGGCGATGCAAGACACCGTGTGGTGCCACACGCCCACCGCACACACCTATTACCGCTCCGGCGGCGGGCGAATCGTTACCGCATTTCCGTTCCGGCTGATCGAGGTATGGCAGAGTCACCGTGCTCCGATCGAGGAGGATCTCCTCCTCCGATGA
- a CDS encoding acyl-CoA synthetase, whose product MNELDAVLASARSHALGDVPRRSARKQPDKIALVDGDICLTFAEFEHLVDRATAALQDNGFCPGDRVALLAHNCWQYAVLAFATARAAVVLVPINFMLTAEEISFILGHSRASGLIVEADLVATAQAAMQFAERALTTAVMVLPGQTLPAGWDDFDHWLATSSAAPAPYVADDQLIRLMYTSGTEAHPKGAMHSTRSLMGNYISSIIAGSMEGTDVVVHSLPLYHCAQLDNFLITAVYLGATSVILARPEPETVLRTIEKYLATSYFAPPTVWISLLRSPLFDSVDLSSLRKGYYGASAMPIEILAEMRERLPGLRLWNFYGQTEMAPLASALGPEDQDAHAGAAGRPVINVETAILDDEGVPVGTGVVGEIVHRSPHLMLGYLDDHAKTADTFRGGWFHSGDLGYYDEHGLLHVVDRKKDMIKTGGENVASREVEEVIYRHPGVEEVAVFGLPHPRWVEAVVAAVVIRDGIVVTEDELLGHCRTHLAGFKTPKQLFFVDSLPKNPSGKLLKRLLRERFSPTHAVSG is encoded by the coding sequence ATGAACGAGCTGGACGCCGTGCTGGCCTCGGCACGCAGTCACGCGCTGGGCGATGTTCCGCGACGCTCGGCCCGCAAACAACCGGACAAGATCGCCCTGGTCGACGGCGATATCTGCCTGACCTTCGCCGAGTTCGAGCACTTGGTCGATCGCGCCACAGCCGCATTGCAGGACAACGGCTTTTGTCCCGGCGACCGGGTTGCCCTCCTGGCGCACAACTGCTGGCAGTACGCGGTGCTCGCATTCGCCACCGCGCGTGCCGCGGTCGTGCTGGTCCCGATCAACTTCATGCTGACCGCCGAGGAGATCTCGTTCATCCTGGGTCATAGCCGGGCATCCGGACTCATCGTGGAGGCCGATCTGGTGGCCACCGCTCAAGCTGCCATGCAGTTTGCCGAGCGCGCACTCACCACGGCGGTTATGGTCCTGCCTGGTCAGACGCTGCCGGCGGGCTGGGATGACTTCGACCACTGGCTGGCAACCTCGTCAGCGGCTCCTGCCCCGTATGTCGCCGACGATCAGCTGATCCGCCTCATGTACACCAGCGGTACCGAGGCACATCCCAAGGGCGCCATGCATTCGACTCGAAGCCTGATGGGCAACTACATCAGCTCGATCATCGCCGGTTCGATGGAGGGCACCGACGTCGTCGTCCACTCTTTGCCGCTGTATCACTGCGCGCAACTCGACAATTTCTTGATCACCGCTGTTTACCTTGGGGCCACCAGCGTCATCCTGGCGCGACCGGAACCCGAGACCGTGCTGCGCACAATCGAAAAATATCTCGCCACAAGCTATTTCGCTCCGCCAACGGTGTGGATCTCACTATTGAGGTCTCCGCTTTTCGATTCTGTCGACCTGTCGAGCCTGCGCAAGGGATACTACGGCGCCTCGGCGATGCCGATCGAGATCCTGGCAGAGATGCGTGAACGGCTGCCCGGCCTGCGGCTGTGGAACTTCTACGGCCAGACCGAGATGGCACCGCTGGCCTCGGCTCTTGGACCAGAAGACCAAGATGCGCATGCCGGCGCAGCGGGCCGTCCGGTGATCAACGTGGAGACTGCCATCCTCGACGATGAGGGTGTCCCGGTGGGAACCGGCGTGGTCGGCGAGATAGTCCATCGAAGTCCGCACTTGATGCTCGGATACCTCGACGACCACGCGAAGACCGCCGACACATTCCGTGGCGGCTGGTTTCACTCCGGCGATCTGGGCTACTACGACGAACACGGCCTGCTGCATGTAGTGGATCGCAAGAAGGACATGATCAAGACGGGCGGCGAGAATGTCGCCAGTCGCGAAGTCGAAGAGGTCATCTACCGCCACCCTGGCGTCGAGGAGGTGGCAGTGTTCGGTCTGCCCCACCCGCGGTGGGTGGAGGCGGTGGTCGCCGCGGTGGTGATCCGCGACGGCATCGTGGTCACCGAGGACGAGCTGTTGGGACACTGCCGGACACATCTGGCCGGGTTCAAGACACCTAAGCAGCTGTTCTTCGTCGACTCGCTGCCCAAGAACCCGAGCGGAAAGCTGTTGAAGCGCCTGTTACGGGAGCGGTTCAGTCCGACACACGCCGTTTCCGGCTGA
- a CDS encoding zinc-binding dehydrogenase — translation MSSAQNTGRIARFDEPGKPFEIETVPVPEVGPGQILIRVTRANICGSDVHAWHGTFATRGLGGQLPTVLGHEMVGSIAELGESITADSNGKPLNVGSRVVFPYFFCCHTCRNCLTGRRNACLNLKMAMLGRADQPPHFVGGYGDYFLLPAGAVVYTVPDSVSDEIAAGANCALSQVMYGLERVEQQLGDYVVVQGAGALGLYAVAVAKARGAAKVIAIDGVPERLELAKAFGADAVIDITEITTDKERAKIVRRLTDGQGADVVVEVVGHPSAIDEGLKLLGQFGRYVEIGNINIGKSFEFDPSRFVFANKTMVGVSLYDPAVLSRALDFLAENQHRLPFERLAAACYSLDDINEAFAAAEGKRDVRASIVP, via the coding sequence GTGAGCTCAGCGCAGAACACGGGACGTATCGCCCGCTTCGATGAGCCGGGAAAGCCGTTTGAGATTGAGACCGTGCCGGTGCCCGAGGTCGGTCCGGGCCAGATCCTGATCCGGGTGACCCGAGCTAACATCTGTGGTTCCGATGTGCACGCCTGGCATGGCACCTTCGCCACGCGCGGTCTCGGCGGACAGCTTCCCACCGTCTTGGGCCACGAAATGGTCGGCTCGATAGCCGAACTCGGCGAAAGCATTACCGCCGACTCGAATGGCAAGCCACTGAATGTCGGCTCGCGCGTGGTGTTCCCGTACTTCTTCTGCTGCCACACCTGCCGCAACTGCCTGACGGGGCGCCGCAACGCCTGCCTGAATCTGAAGATGGCGATGCTGGGTCGCGCGGACCAGCCGCCACACTTCGTCGGCGGCTACGGCGACTACTTCCTGCTACCGGCTGGCGCCGTGGTTTACACCGTGCCGGACTCGGTCTCCGACGAGATCGCCGCCGGTGCCAATTGCGCACTGTCACAGGTGATGTATGGCCTGGAACGCGTCGAGCAGCAGCTCGGCGACTACGTCGTGGTCCAGGGCGCGGGCGCTCTCGGCCTGTATGCCGTGGCAGTGGCCAAAGCACGGGGCGCCGCCAAGGTGATCGCCATCGACGGCGTCCCAGAACGACTCGAATTGGCCAAGGCCTTCGGCGCCGACGCCGTCATCGACATCACCGAAATCACCACCGACAAGGAGCGCGCCAAGATCGTCCGTAGGCTCACCGACGGACAGGGCGCCGACGTGGTGGTCGAGGTGGTCGGACACCCCTCGGCGATCGATGAGGGCCTCAAGCTACTCGGCCAGTTCGGGCGTTACGTCGAGATCGGCAACATCAACATCGGCAAGTCCTTCGAGTTCGACCCGTCGCGGTTCGTCTTTGCCAACAAGACCATGGTCGGGGTCTCGCTCTACGATCCGGCCGTGCTGTCCCGGGCCCTGGACTTCCTGGCGGAAAACCAACACAGGCTGCCTTTTGAACGGCTGGCCGCTGCCTGTTACTCGCTCGACGACATCAACGAGGCCTTCGCCGCCGCCGAAGGCAAACGCGATGTCCGCGCCAGCATCGTGCCGTAG
- a CDS encoding aldehyde dehydrogenase family protein, with the protein MSNNHDYTRTKLFIDGQWVNPHGTDAIEVIDPATEQVCGTVPSGTEADVDAAVTAARAAFDPLISVAERRDRLDAVITAMEKRLPDIAETITREMGAPIRIARSVQTQVPLAVARGFADALATFEFEERIGNSLVLREPYGVVAAITPWNYPLYQVVAKVLPAIAAGCTVVLKPSNEAPLSVFEFVEALEDAGLPPGVVNLVSGPGRVIGERMSAHPEVDFVSFTGSTGVGSRVGELAGSSIKKVALELGGKSANVVLDGADLATAIKVGVGNAFLNGGQTCMAWTRMLVPLSRYSEALDLVSAAVSKYSVGDPWEPDTRLGPSASQAQYETVLGFIERAPADGARLVTGGGQKLRDVGYYIAPTVFADVHPDSELGQEEVFGPVLAVIPFRDTDEALRIANATPYGLSGAVWAADDDTAIGFARQVQSGQLDINGGKYNPAAPFGGYKKSGIGRELGRFGFEEYLQTKSLQLP; encoded by the coding sequence ATGAGCAACAACCACGACTACACCCGCACCAAGCTCTTCATCGACGGGCAGTGGGTCAACCCCCACGGCACCGACGCCATCGAGGTGATCGACCCCGCGACAGAACAGGTGTGCGGCACCGTTCCCAGCGGTACCGAGGCAGACGTCGACGCTGCGGTCACCGCGGCTCGCGCTGCGTTCGATCCGCTGATCAGCGTCGCCGAGCGGCGTGACCGTCTCGACGCGGTGATCACCGCAATGGAAAAGCGGCTGCCCGACATCGCCGAGACCATCACCCGCGAGATGGGCGCCCCGATCCGTATCGCGCGCAGTGTTCAGACCCAGGTACCGCTGGCCGTGGCCCGCGGATTCGCCGACGCGCTGGCCACCTTCGAGTTCGAGGAGCGAATCGGCAACTCACTGGTGCTCCGGGAACCCTACGGCGTGGTCGCGGCGATCACTCCGTGGAACTACCCGCTCTACCAAGTGGTCGCCAAGGTTCTGCCCGCCATCGCGGCCGGTTGCACCGTCGTCCTCAAGCCGAGCAACGAGGCTCCCCTGTCGGTGTTCGAGTTCGTCGAAGCGCTCGAAGACGCCGGCCTGCCGCCGGGTGTGGTCAACCTGGTGTCCGGCCCCGGCCGGGTCATCGGCGAACGGATGTCGGCGCATCCCGAAGTCGACTTCGTCTCCTTCACCGGGTCCACCGGTGTCGGAAGCCGGGTCGGGGAACTGGCCGGTAGTTCCATCAAGAAGGTGGCACTCGAGCTCGGCGGCAAGTCGGCCAATGTGGTCCTCGACGGCGCCGACCTTGCCACCGCGATCAAGGTCGGCGTCGGGAACGCCTTCTTGAACGGCGGACAGACCTGTATGGCCTGGACGCGGATGCTCGTGCCGCTGTCCCGCTACAGCGAGGCATTGGACCTGGTATCTGCGGCGGTGTCGAAATATTCCGTGGGCGACCCGTGGGAACCGGACACCCGGCTGGGCCCGTCGGCCTCCCAAGCACAGTACGAAACCGTGCTCGGTTTCATCGAGCGGGCACCCGCAGACGGTGCCCGTCTGGTTACCGGAGGCGGCCAGAAGTTGCGCGATGTCGGCTACTACATCGCCCCGACGGTGTTCGCCGACGTCCACCCGGACTCCGAACTGGGTCAGGAGGAAGTGTTCGGGCCGGTGCTGGCCGTCATTCCGTTCCGCGACACCGACGAGGCGCTGCGCATCGCCAACGCCACTCCCTATGGCTTGTCCGGTGCGGTATGGGCCGCCGACGACGACACCGCGATCGGCTTCGCCCGACAGGTACAGTCGGGCCAGCTCGACATCAACGGCGGCAAGTACAACCCCGCGGCACCATTCGGCGGCTACAAGAAATCCGGGATCGGACGAGAGCTCGGCCGGTTCGGCTTCGAGGAGTACCTGCAGACCAAGTCCCTGCAGTTGCCGTAG
- a CDS encoding crotonase/enoyl-CoA hydratase family protein → MPAGPLVITSDDAVQVWTINLPHIGNAITDQEFITAFESAVEAANSDTTVRTVILTGEGKIFSAGGNVKDMANHEGMFGLEPIEQRYAYVDGIQRLPRALARLEVPIIAAVNGAAIGAGCDLAAMCDIRIASERASFAESFVQIGLVPGDGGTWFLQRAIGYERAAEMTLTGDRIDATTAHAWGLVSRVVPHDELITAAKELAERIVKNPPHALRMAKRLLQESRTGLLESTLGMAAAMQPLAHRDAEHVRRIERWRSV, encoded by the coding sequence ATGCCCGCCGGGCCACTGGTCATCACGTCGGACGACGCGGTGCAGGTGTGGACCATCAACCTGCCGCACATCGGCAATGCCATCACCGACCAGGAATTCATCACGGCTTTCGAGAGTGCGGTCGAAGCCGCGAACTCCGACACCACCGTCAGGACGGTGATCCTGACCGGTGAGGGAAAGATCTTCTCCGCCGGCGGAAACGTGAAAGACATGGCCAACCATGAGGGCATGTTCGGCCTGGAACCGATCGAGCAGCGTTACGCCTATGTCGACGGAATCCAGCGCCTGCCGAGAGCCCTGGCGCGTCTGGAGGTTCCGATCATCGCTGCGGTGAACGGCGCGGCGATCGGTGCCGGCTGCGACCTGGCCGCAATGTGCGACATCCGAATCGCCTCCGAACGCGCCTCCTTCGCCGAAAGTTTCGTACAGATCGGCCTGGTACCCGGCGATGGCGGTACGTGGTTTCTGCAACGGGCCATCGGCTACGAGCGGGCAGCCGAGATGACACTGACCGGAGACCGCATCGACGCGACGACGGCACACGCGTGGGGCTTGGTCAGCCGGGTGGTCCCCCACGACGAACTCATCACCGCGGCCAAGGAGCTGGCGGAGCGGATCGTCAAGAACCCTCCGCATGCCCTGCGGATGGCCAAGCGCCTACTGCAGGAGTCACGAACCGGCCTGCTGGAGTCGACGCTGGGGATGGCAGCCGCGATGCAGCCGCTGGCCCACCGCGACGCCGAGCATGTGCGCCGCATCGAGCGGTGGCGGAGCGTCTGA
- a CDS encoding acyl-CoA dehydrogenase family protein produces the protein MALPRLVPAATSETAVTADLRAEVRAFLAEQIATGGFVPAVDAWLCGWNETFTAALGAQGWLGMTVPKEYGGQGRSFLERFVVTEELLAAGAPVAAHWIADRQIVPSLLKYGTEDQKREFLPKIASGDCFFGIGMSEPDSGSDLASVRTRAVQTEGGWKLSGTKVWTSGAHYAHAFIVLARTAPVDPAHRHDGLSQFIVRLDGPGIEVRPIISMNGGHHFNEVILEDAFVPDAMVFGEIGEGWRQVTSELSFERSGPERLLSTFPLLATSAESMANGEIPRDANLGRLVARVAGLHRMSTAVADALERRQPADIPAAVVKVLGTTTEGDIADFADLHAGDDSAIESGHRELIMSAVDQRPGFTLRGGTNEVLRGVIARGLGLR, from the coding sequence ATGGCGCTTCCCCGCCTCGTTCCCGCGGCCACCTCCGAGACGGCCGTAACCGCGGATCTGCGGGCGGAAGTCCGAGCGTTCCTCGCCGAGCAGATTGCTACGGGCGGATTCGTCCCTGCGGTGGACGCATGGTTGTGCGGATGGAACGAGACGTTCACCGCCGCGCTGGGCGCCCAGGGCTGGCTCGGCATGACAGTGCCGAAGGAATATGGCGGTCAAGGTCGGTCGTTTCTCGAGCGTTTTGTCGTCACGGAGGAGTTGTTGGCCGCCGGGGCGCCGGTAGCGGCGCACTGGATTGCCGACCGTCAGATCGTTCCCTCACTGCTCAAGTACGGCACTGAGGATCAGAAGCGCGAGTTTCTGCCCAAGATCGCGTCCGGTGACTGCTTCTTCGGGATCGGGATGAGCGAACCGGACTCCGGCTCGGACCTGGCCAGTGTGCGCACCCGGGCGGTCCAGACCGAGGGCGGCTGGAAACTCTCCGGCACCAAGGTCTGGACCTCAGGAGCGCACTACGCTCACGCTTTCATCGTGCTCGCCCGCACAGCGCCGGTGGATCCCGCCCACCGGCATGACGGGCTGAGCCAGTTCATCGTGCGCCTCGACGGCCCCGGCATCGAGGTACGGCCGATCATCTCGATGAACGGTGGCCACCATTTCAACGAAGTGATCCTCGAAGACGCATTCGTGCCAGACGCGATGGTGTTCGGCGAAATCGGCGAGGGCTGGCGCCAAGTGACCTCCGAACTCAGTTTCGAGCGAAGCGGACCTGAGCGGTTGCTCTCCACCTTCCCACTGCTGGCCACCTCCGCCGAAAGTATGGCCAACGGGGAGATCCCCCGTGACGCAAACCTGGGGCGCCTCGTGGCCAGGGTCGCCGGGCTCCATCGGATGTCCACCGCTGTCGCGGACGCGTTGGAACGCCGCCAACCGGCCGATATTCCGGCCGCCGTGGTCAAAGTTCTCGGCACCACCACCGAGGGTGATATCGCGGACTTCGCCGACCTGCACGCCGGTGATGACTCCGCCATCGAATCCGGGCATCGCGAACTGATCATGTCCGCGGTGGATCAGCGGCCCGGCTTCACGCTCCGTGGCGGAACCAACGAGGTGCTGCGCGGTGTGATCGCGCGGGGATTGGGGCTACGATGA
- a CDS encoding acyl-CoA dehydrogenase family protein codes for MTDSASNAADVDPDLVTMIDAVFANYRESHPPTGSIARDAELWLSLDQLGLLRLSGSERSGGSGADWYESAALITAAVRHGVRIPLAEHDMLACWLLEAVGAPIDQAARTVCVLDTAGNATAVPWASTAERIVVVWPDGQRYLMTDADCTDLRIVPGTNLIGEPRDSVSADIGSLTGTAVSAELVEQLRLKSALVRSIQVCAALDSILELTVDYASSRVQFGRPLSKFQAIQHLISDIATEAALARAATEAALAAAVESDWSAAKLGFFVAVARSCAGHAASVAVRNGHQALGAIGTTIEHRLHEYTRAALAWRSEFGSVRHWDEEVTRAALGAGSAGLWGLIAD; via the coding sequence ATGACCGACTCCGCGAGCAACGCCGCCGACGTCGATCCCGACCTGGTCACCATGATCGACGCGGTGTTCGCGAACTACCGCGAGTCCCACCCGCCGACTGGGTCTATCGCCCGCGACGCCGAATTGTGGTTGAGCCTGGACCAATTGGGTTTGCTGAGATTGTCCGGCTCCGAACGGTCCGGAGGAAGCGGAGCGGACTGGTATGAGTCAGCCGCGCTGATCACCGCGGCGGTTCGCCACGGCGTACGTATTCCGTTGGCCGAGCATGACATGTTGGCCTGCTGGCTGCTCGAAGCAGTTGGCGCGCCGATCGACCAGGCCGCCCGTACGGTCTGCGTGCTTGATACGGCCGGAAACGCAACCGCCGTACCGTGGGCGTCGACAGCCGAACGGATCGTGGTCGTGTGGCCGGACGGCCAGCGGTATCTGATGACCGATGCGGACTGCACAGATCTGCGAATCGTGCCGGGTACCAATCTGATCGGCGAGCCCCGGGACAGCGTCTCCGCCGATATCGGGTCCCTGACCGGTACCGCGGTCTCGGCAGAGCTCGTCGAACAACTGCGGCTGAAGTCCGCGCTGGTGCGCTCGATTCAGGTCTGCGCAGCCCTGGACAGCATCCTCGAACTCACTGTCGATTACGCATCGTCGCGCGTTCAATTCGGCCGGCCCCTGTCGAAGTTTCAGGCGATCCAACATCTCATCTCTGACATCGCCACCGAGGCCGCGCTGGCACGCGCGGCTACCGAAGCGGCTCTGGCCGCCGCGGTCGAAAGCGATTGGTCGGCTGCCAAACTCGGCTTCTTCGTCGCGGTGGCGCGGTCCTGCGCCGGGCACGCAGCCTCGGTCGCGGTCCGAAACGGCCACCAGGCCCTGGGCGCCATCGGCACCACCATCGAACACCGGCTACACGAATACACCCGTGCTGCACTGGCCTGGCGTTCGGAGTTCGGATCTGTCCGTCACTGGGACGAGGAAGTGACGCGTGCCGCGCTAGGCGCTGGGTCAGCCGGTCTGTGGGGCCTGATAGCCGACTGA